One genomic window of Arvicola amphibius chromosome 4, mArvAmp1.2, whole genome shotgun sequence includes the following:
- the LOC119812901 gene encoding disintegrin and metalloproteinase domain-containing protein 25-like, protein MQAMGETVVHTRISHLQLMLEILIILSTWPVPGHAQHTNLPEVMIPLRVRGNRTMQAMGWLTYSLHFGGQRHFIYMKAKKFSMSRHFSVFTYTEQGALHKDQPFVQNNCYYHGYVDGDPESIVALTTCFGGFHGILQINSTVYEVKPKNLSSTFEHLVYKMDSKETQLRPMRCALTEEKIARQMRLQENDNLTLMQSSYEGWWTHKRFLNLALVVDHERILYLNGNLSRVLLEILIIVDMINMIYRPLEVEVVLFGVEMWNEGNQVTATNIDDFLTYFCSWKTVALNSRIPNDIAHLFVLYDFDIYLGLAYVGTVCNPSLNCGVDSLIGSNLFQFGLIIAHEMGHNLGMSHDEDYCTCGKEACLMAATDSGIYKFSNCSYAQFWPVYATANCMHKEKKPVSNYKLKVCGDGVVDDGEQCDCGSSEMCKKDPCCMRGCTLRGGAACAFGLCCQDCQIMPSATVCREQDNECDLPEWCDGHSHECPHDVYLLDGSSCKDGGYCYEKRCRNRDEQCQQIFGKGARSAAQRCYREINSQGDRFGNCGIFRGTYLRCNDPDSLCGRVQCENVQVVPLMKEHSTVHWTHLNGVTCWGTDYHWGMTIPDIGHVKDGTECGPEHVCLSRKCVSKPIWVSDCSPETCNLKGVCNNLHHCHCNFGWDPPFCLSHGYGGSIDSGPPYKKVEKPKKNYWKLIILILFVIVLFSVLIWLWCKYAMSLRSEKASVSTSEEDRTPSDVSTASSSS, encoded by the coding sequence ATGCAGGCTATGGGTGAGACTGTGGTGCACACAAGGATAAGTCATCTGCAACTCATGCTAGAGATCTTGATCATTCTCTCAACATGGCCTGTCCCTGGGCATGCTCAACACACCAACCTCCCAGAAGTCATGATACCCTTAAGGGTCAGAGGCAACAGAACAATGCAGGCTATGGGTTGGCTGACCTATAGCCTCCACTTTGGGGGCCAGAGACATTTTATCTACATGAAAGCTAAGAAGTTTTCAATGTCTAGACACTTCTCTGTATTCACCTACACGGAACAAGGTGCTCTACACAAGGACCAGCCCTTTGTCCAGAACAATTGCTATTACCATGGCTATGTGGATGGAGATCCCGAATCCATAGTGGCTCTTACCACTTGTTTCGGGGGCTTTCATGGAATATTACAGATAAATAGTACAGTATATGAAGTCAAGCCCAAGAACCTTTCTTCCACGTTCGAACATTTGGTTTACAAGATGGACAGCAAGGAGACGCAACTACGCCCCATGAGATGTGCATtaacagaagaaaagatagcGAGGCAAATGAGGCTTCAAGAGAATGATAACCTCACGCTGATGCAAAGCAGCTATGAGGGCTGGTGGACCCACAAGCGATTTCTTAACCTGGCATTGGTTGTAGACCATGAGCGAATTCTTTATCTGAACGGCAATCTGTCACGTGTGTTACTGGAAATATTGATCATCGTTGACATGATAAACATGATTTATCGTCCACTGGAAGTTGAGGTAGTTTTATTTGGAGTTGAGATGTGGAATGAAGGAAACCAGGTGACAGCGACTAACATAGATGATTTCCTGACATATTTTTGTTCTTGGAAAACTGTCGCCCTTAACAGTCGAATTCCAAATGATATTGCACATCTTTTTGTGCTGTATGATTTTGATATATATCTTGGCTTAGCCTATGTTGGAACTGTTTGTAATCCATCTCTTAATTGTGGCGTTGATTCTCTGATAGGCTCTAATCTTTTTCAATTTGGACTTATTATAGCACATGAAATGGGTCATAATTTGGGTATGTCTCATGATGAGGACTATTGTACGTGTGGAAAGGAAGCATGCTTAATGGCTGCAACAGACAGTGGCATCTACAAATTCAGCAACTGCAGTTATGCTCAGTTTTGGCCAGTTTATGCTACTGCCAACTGTATGCACAAGGAaaagaagccagtaagcaactACAAATTAAAAGTCTGTGGGGATGGTGTAGTCGACGATGGAGAGCAGTGTGATTGTGGATCTTCAGAAATGTGTAAAAAGGATCCATGTTGTATGAGGGGCTGTACCCTCAGAGGCGGAGCTGCCTGTGCTTTTGGGCTTTGCTGCCAAGATTGCCAGATCATGCCGTCAGCCACCGTGTGCAGAGAACAGGACAATGAATGCGACCTTCCAGAATGGTGTGACGGACATTCGCACGAGTGCCCTCATGATGTCTATTTGCTTGATGGGAGCTCCTGTAAAGATGGTGGCTACTGCTACGAAAAGAGATGTCGTAACCGAGATGAACAGTGTCAGCAGATCTTTGGCAAAGGAGCCAGGAGCGCGGCTCAGAGATGCTACAGGGAAATCAACAGCCAAGGTGACCGGTTTGGCAACTGTGGTATATTCAGAGGCACGTACTTAAGATGTAATGATCCAGACAGCCTCTGTGGGAGAGTTCAGTGTGAGAATGTACAAGTTGTTCCTTTAATGAAAGAGCATTCCACTGTTCACTGGACTCACCTCAATGGTGTCACCTGTTGGGGAACTGACTACCATTGGGGGATGACAATACCTGACATTGGCCATGTGAAAGACGGCACAGAATGTGGTCCAGAGCATGTGTGCCTTAGTAGGAAGTGTGTCAGTAAACCAATTTGGGTAAGTGATTGTTCACCAGAGACCTGCAATCTGAAAGGGGTCTGCAATAATTTACACCATTGCCACTGCAACTTTGGGTGGGACCCACCCTTTTGCCTTTCACATGGCTATGGAGGGAGTATTGACAGTGGCCCTCCATATAAGAAAGtagagaaacccaagaaaaattaTTGGAAACtcattattcttattctttttgttattgttttgttctctgtgttaATTTGGCTTTGGTGTAAGTATGCAATGTCTCTTAGGAGTGAAAAAGCTAGTGTTTCCACTTCAGAAGAGGACAGGACACCCAGTGATGTCAGCACTGCTAGCAGTAGCTCATAA